The Solanum lycopersicum chromosome 9, SLM_r2.1 genome window below encodes:
- the LOC101254126 gene encoding E3 ubiquitin-protein ligase UPL5-like yields the protein MFSGKTLVIQADSSDTVASLHWKIHSITGIRPIQSTSSAVPSMQEGLIYRGKQLELSQTLSECGIQNDDTLQLVRRMRSMHHPQTWKLMSDLNLIIDDLCNCNDNPNIITYVTRLSNMLTDFLIKTPNYSADGSEEYLHIFIHSSVPSSLVKLYVSPSLITKQAAHGCICQFVQNCLNHFTNPTTVYRLIAPILFEFCTILRGAAGVDDDLYLFFRSRLAAMMVENVHDVKHVLTLHHVFPFVDELATTLSHSLELSAQSPDFKQLSDSDVLVFIQLMHSVKQVIRRQTAFGSPVSLPWLMQDEAANELKGVHTIICNLLDKMDLCLKELENQLALVNIGRREPIVGCWFQYLLILKELESISKLYKGLEEMFWEKMSQRGVGLCYLIGRLSKKSTDYQWILEHKEVTNFKTRQRFALQMLQEGRHMREELWEMLISRSRLFEDSFEYIGHASRRSLRGQLFIRFENEEATGPGVLREWFSLVCEAIFNPQNALFVSCPNDGRRFFPNPGKHLLYTNMSYERRFYLIFPQI from the coding sequence ATGTTTTCCGGCAAAACACTGGTCATTCAAGCCGATTCGTCTGATACAGTTGCATCTCTTCACTGGAAAATCCACTCAATCACCGGAATTCGACCCATCCAATCGACCTCCTCCGCTGTACCATCAATGCAAGAGGGATTAATCTACCGCGGCAAACAGCTTGAGTTGTCTCAAACGTTATCGGAATGTGGCATACAAAATGACGATACGCTGCAACTGGTCCGTAGAATGAGAAGCATGCACCATCCGCAGACGTGGAAGCTAATGAGtgacttaaatttaattattgatGACCTCTGCAACTGCAATGATAACCCAAACATTATTACTTATGTCACCCGTCTGAGTAACATGCTTACAGATTTTCTGATAAAAACACCGAATTATAGCGCAGATGGATCGGAGGAATATCTCCACATATTTATTCACTCCTCTGTTCCTTCGTCCCTGGTAAAACTTTATGTATCTCCTTCTCTAATTACAAAACAAGCTGCTCATGGGTGCATTTGTCAATTTGTACAAAACTGTCTGAACCATTTCACCAATCCTACAACTGTATATAGACTGATTGCTCCTATATTATTCGAGTTCTGTACGATTCTAAGAGGGGCTGCGGGTGTTGATGATGATTTATACCTATTTTTCCGTAGTCGTTTAGCGGCAATGATGGTGGAGAATGTCCATGATGTTAAGCATGTATTAACATTGCATCATGTTTTCCCTTTTGTTGATGAGTTGGCAACCACGTTATCTCATAGCTTGGAACTGAGTGCACAATCACCGGATTTTAAACAGTTATCAGATAGTGATGTGCTTGTGTTTATTCAGTTGATGCATTCGGTAAAGCAGGTAATACGGCGTCAAACAGCATTTGGCAGTCCGGTCAGTTTACCTTGGTTGATGCAAGATGAAGCAGCAAATGAGCTTAAAGGTGTGCATACTATAATTTGTAACTTGCTGGACAAAATGGACTTGTGCCTAAAGGAACTGGAAAACCAACTGGCTTTGGTAAACATAGGGAGACGTGAGCCTATTGTAGGCTGTTGGTTCCAGTATCTTCTGATTTTGAAGGAGTTGGAAAGTATTTCAAAGTTGTATAAGGGATTGGAGGAAATGTTTTGGGAGAAGATGAGTCAAAGAGGAGTTGGTTTGTGCTATCTGATAGGTAGACTTTCAAAAAAGTCTACAGATTATCAATGGATTCTTGAGCACAAGGAGGTGACGAATTTTAAGACAAGGCAACGTTTTGCCTTGCAGATGCTTCAAGAAGGGAGGCACATGAGGGAGGAGCTTTGGGAGATGCTCATTAGCAGGTCTCGTTTGTTTGAAGACTCGTTTGAGTACATTGGACATGCTAGTCGTAGGTCGCTGCGAGGCCAGTTATTTATTCGATTTGAGAATGAAGAAGCTACCGGGCCTGGTGTGTTGAGGGAGTGGTTTTCCTTGGTATGTGAAGCAATTTTCAACCCTCAGAATGCTCTATTTGTTTCATGCCCAAATGACGGGAGAAGGTTTTTCCCAAATCCAGGTAAACATTTATTGTACACAAACATGTCATATGAAAGACGTTTCTATCTGATTTTTCCTCAAATATAG
- the LOC112942143 gene encoding E3 ubiquitin-protein ligase UPL5-like produces MIGKDKQIVYLLLKSCYTLLIKVSKVDPLHLEYFVFSGRIIALALLHRVQVSITFDRVFFRQLAGGDISFEDIIDADPYLYRGCKEILEMDAKVVDDDILGLTFVCEYEELGCRNVEELCPNGRSMIVNSRNRDNYVNLLVKHRFVTSIAHQVAHFARGFADIITDRELRESFYRILDHEDLNRMLHGSKTAVSVQDWKEHTNYNGYKKDDPQISWFWEIVGSMSAEQRNVLLFFWTSIKSLPVEGFGGLDSKLHIYRLSGSHDCLPTSHTCFYRLCFPPYPSMEVMQNRLNIITQNYVGCSFGAA; encoded by the exons ATGATTGGGAAGGACAAACAAATTGTCTATTTGCTATTAAAGTCTTGCTATACACTCTTGATCAAAG TATCTAAAGTGGACCCATTGCACCTTgagtattttgttttctctgGGAGGATTATTGCATTGGCCTTGTTGCATAGAGTGCAAGTAAGCATcacgtttgatcgtgtgttctttaGGCAACTAGCTGGAGGGGATATTTCGTTTGAAGACATTATAGATGCTGATCCCTACTTGTACAGAGGGTGCAAAGAGATACTGGAGATGGATGCTAAAGTGGTGGATGACGATATCCTAGGCCTAACATTTGTGTGTGAATATGAAGAATTGGGATGTAGGAACGTTGAAGAGCTTTGCCCTAATGGGAGAAGTATGATAGTGAACAGTCGAAATAGGGATAACTATGTGAATCTTCTTGTTAAACACCGGTTTGTGACATCGATCGCTCATCAGGTAGCCCATTTTGCTCGAGGTTTTGCTGACATAATTACTGACCGAGAACTCCGGGAATCCTTTTACAGGATCCTAGATCATGAAGACCTTAACAGGATGCTTCATGGGAGTAAGACTGCTGTTTCTGTACAAGACTGGAAAGAACATACAAATTACAATGGCTACAAAAAAGATGATCCTCAAATATCCTGGTTCTGGGAG ATAGTTGGAAGTATGTCGGCAGAGCAGAGAAATGTGCTTCTCTTCTTCTGGACTTCAATCAAGTCTCTGCCTGTTGAGGGTTTTGGTGGTCTAGATTCGAAACTTCACATCTACAGACTCTCAGGCTCTCATGATTGCTTGCCTACCTCGCACACTTGCTTTTATCGCCTGTGTTTTCCTCCTTATCCGTCTATGGAAGTCATGCAAAATCGCCTTAACATAATCACCCAAAATTATGTTGGTTGCAGCTTTGGTGCCGCGTGA
- the LOC101253823 gene encoding E3 ubiquitin-protein ligase UPL5-like, giving the protein MAYRNTRRKLDDYAAADARMRYDETLPISLSYPIQFFVRMFSGGKTLVLQADSSDSVASVHRKIQSITGIRSIQSTSGVPRMEQRLIYRGKQLQLQQRLSECGVQNDDTLQLVGRMRSTRHPHTWKLMNDLNSLINDLCNCDDNTDVNANVTCMMKMLTDFLIMTPKDGADGSEQYLQIFIHSSVPAALVKLYVSPSLTTKQAARECICQFIDSFKTLFASPVYKQFSPILFEFCKILRGAVSVDDALYIFCRSSLASMMEWYVCDVKCVPRLQDVFPFFRELATRLSRGLEMSVQSAEFIPLSDSDVCEFIKFMHPVKCAIWRPEAFGSPVSFRSLMQRETGNECFEIEGVHRVFCDLLEKLELCLKKLGLINKERGEAIVSCWSQYLLILKELESISKLYKGMEEMFWEKIRQRRVELCFLIVKLSKKSTDYQWILEHKEVTNFKIRQQFALKMLQEGRHKNEKLYEMLICRSRLFEQSFEYIGRASPKSLQGQLFIQFENEEATGPGVLREWFSLVCEAIFNPQNALFVSCPNDGRRFFPNPASKVDPLHLEYFTFSGRMIALALLHRVQISITFDRVFFLQLAGEDISFEDIRDADPYLYSGCKKILEMDTNMVDEDVLGLTFVCEDEELGSRKVVELCPDGKNTLVNSENRDNYVNLLVKHRFVTSIAQQVAHFAQGFADIITDQQLRKSFYQILDHEDLNRMLHGSKTVVSVKDWKEHTNYNGYKIDDPQISWFWEIVGSMSAEQRNVLLFFWTSIKSLPVEGFGGLDSKLHIYRTSVSHDCLPSSRTCFYYLCFPPYPSMDVMQNRLNIITQNYVGCSFGAE; this is encoded by the exons ATGGCGTACCGTAATACCAGACGCAAGTTAGATGATTATGCCGCCGCAGATGCCCGGATGAGATACGACGAGACTCTCCCTATTTCTCTGTCATACCCCATTCAGTTCTTCGTCCGTATGTTTTCCGGAGGCAAAACATTGGTTCTTCAAGCTGATTCCTCAGACTCAGTTGCATCAGTTCACCGGAAAATCCAGTCGATCACAGGAATTCGATCAATTCAATCGACCTCAGGTGTACCACGAATGGAACAGCGATTAATCTACCGAGGGAAACAGCTTCAGTTGCAACAAAGGTTATCCGAATGTGGTGTACAAAACGATGACACTCTACAACTCGTTGGAAGAATGAGAAGCACGCGCCATCCTCACACGTGGAAGCTGATGAATGACTTAAATTCACTTATTAATGACCTCTGCAATTGCGATGACAACACGGATGTTAATGCTAATGTCACCTGTATGATGAAGATGCTTACAGATTTTCTCATAATGACCCCAAAGGATGGCGCAGATGGATCCGAGCAATATCTACAAATATTTATTCACTCCTCTGTTCCTGCAGCACTGGTAAAACTTTATGTATCTCCTTCTCTAACTACCAAACAAGCGGCTCGTGAATGTATTTGTCAATTTATTGATTCATTTAAGACACTTTTCGCCAGTCCTGTATATAAGCAGTTTTCTCCTATATTGTTCGAGTTTTGTAAGATTTTAAGAGGGGCTGTGAGTGTTGATGatgctttatatatattttgccGGAGTAGTTTAGCTTCAATGATGGAGTGGTATGTCTGTGATGTCAAGTGTGTGCCAAGATTGCAGgatgtttttcctttttttcgtGAGTTGGCAACAAGGTTATCACGTGGTTTAGAAATGAGTGTGCAATCAGCTGAGTTTATACCGTTATCGGACAGTGATGTGTGTGAGTTTATTAAGTTTATGCACCCGGTGAAGTGTGCAATATGGCGTCCAGAAGCATTTGGCAGTCCGGTCAGTTTCCGTTCCTTGATGCAACGGGAAACAGGAAATGAATGTTTTGAGATTGAAGGTGTGCATCGTGTTTTTTGTGACTTGCTAGAAAAATTGGAGTTGTGTCTAAAGAAACTGGGTTtgataaacaaagaaagagGTGAGGCTATTGTAAGCTGTTGGTCGCAATATCTTTTAATTCTAAAGGAATTAGAAAGCATTTCAAAGTTGTACAAGGGTATGGAGGAAATGTTTTGGGAGAAGATAAGGCAAAGAAGAGTTGAATTGTGCTTTCTGATAGTTAAACTTTCAAAAAAGTCTACGGATTATCAGTGGATTCTTGAGCACAAGGAGGTAACAAATTTTAAGATAAGGCAGCAGTTTGCCTTGAAGATGCTTCAAGAAGGGAGGCACAAGAATGAGAAGTTGTACGAGATGCTCATTTGCAGGTCTCGTTTGTTTGAACAATCATTTGAGTACATTGGACGTGCGAGTCCTAAGTCGCTGCAAGGCCAGTTATTTATTCAGTTTGAGAATGAAGAAGCCACCGGGCCTGGTGTGTTGAGGGAGTGGTTTTCCTTGGTATGTGAAGCAATTTTCAACCCTCAGAATGCTCTATTTGTTTCATGCCCAAATGACGGGAGAAGGTTTTTCCCAAATCCAG CATCTAAAGTGGATCCCTTGCACCTTGAGTATTTTACCTTCTCCGGCAGGATGATTGCGTTGGCCTTGTTGCATAGAGTACAAATAAGCATtacgtttgatcgtgtgttcttttTGCAATTAGCCGGAGAGGATATTTCGTTTGAAGACATTAGGGATGCAGATCCCTACTTGTACAGTGGCTGCAAGAAGATACTGGAGATGGATACGAATATGGTGGATGAAGATGTCCTAGGCCTAACATTTGTTTGTGAAGATGAAGAATTGGGATCCAGGAAAGTGGTGGAGCTTTGCCCTGATGGAAAAAATACGTTAGTTAACAGTGAGAATAGGGATAACTATGTTAATCTTCTTGTTAAACACCGTTTTGTCACATCAATTGCTCAGCAGGTAGCCCATTTTGCTCAAGGTTTTGCTGACATAATTACTGACCAGCAGCTCCGGAAATCCTTTTACCAGATATTAGATCATGAAGACCTTAACAGGATGCTACATGGGAGTAAAACTGTTGTTTCTGTAAAAGACTGGAAAGAACATACAAATTACAATGGCTACAAAATAGATGATCCTCAAATATCCTGGTTCTGGGAG ATAGTTGGAAGTATGTCGGCTGAGCAGAGAAATGTGCTTCTCTTCTTCTGGACTTCAATCAAGTCTCTGCCTGTTGAGGGCTTTGGTGGTCTAGATTCGAAACTTCACATCTACCGAACTTCAGTCTCTCATGATTGCTTGCCTTCCTCGCGGACATGCTTTTACTACCTGTGTTTTCCTCCTTATCCGTCTATGGATGTCATGCAAAATCGTCTTAACATAATCACTCAAAATTATGTTGGTTGCAGCTTTGGTGCAGAGTGA
- the LOC101256030 gene encoding probable L-gulonolactone oxidase 6, whose protein sequence is MYFSNSLSIQVVHLSHSPVMVDLKIIKLSLIFFLIFSVKSSPPEDPIKCSHNTNFNCTITNSYGAFPDRAICKASEAIFPTTEEELISVVANAAREKRKMKIATRFSHSIPKLVCLDNDDQDHGLLISTKYLNKILRIDQENMSITVESGVTLRQLISEAGKAGLVLPYAPYWWGLTIGGLIGTGAHGSSLWGMGSSVHDYIMQLRIVTPADVSYNYAKVRILENGSSELNAARVSLGVLGVVSQVTLKLERVFKRSITLSERDDSNLGEDATTFGRQHEFADFTWYPSQRKVIYRIDDRVSPNTRGNALNDFLGFRSTPSLVLAILRTTEENQELTNDAGGKCSSAKLTTSTLKLGAYGLTNNGFTFTGYPVVGLHNRVQASGTCLDSLEDATITTCPWDHRVKGLFFHQTTFSISLSKVKGFIEDVQKLVVLEPKALCVLDLYNGILMRYVTTSNAYLGKQEDGLDFDITYYRSKDAMSPRLFEDILEEVEQLAFFKYGALPHWGKNRNVAFIGAITKYKNVDKFLKVKQSYDQLGLFSSEWTNQVLGLKEGLTILKEGCALEGLCICSEDIHCAPKKGYFCRPGRIYKDARVCTRLSSW, encoded by the exons ATGTATTTCAGCAACTCTCTATCTATACAAGTTGTACATCTCTCTCATTCACCAGTCATGGTTGACCTCAAAATCATAAAACTAAGTTTGATTTTCTTTCTGATCTTCTCAGTTAAATCAAGCCCACCTGAAGATCCCATAAAATGTTCACACAACACAAATTTCAACTGCACCATTACAAACTCATACGGGGCCTTCCCGGATCGCGCGATTTGCAAGGCATCTGAAGCTATTTTTCCAACAACAGAAGAAGAACTCATTAGTGTAGTAGCAAATGCagcaagagaaaagagaaaaatgaaaatcgcAACTCGATTTTCTCATAGCATACCTAAATTGGTATGTCTAGACAATGATGATCAAGACCACGGGTTGCTTATAAGtacaaaatatctaaataagaTCTTGAGAATCGATCAAGAGAACATGAGTATAACCGTTGAAAGTGGGGTGACACTGAGACAACTTATTAGTGAGGCGGGTAAAGCAGGGTTAGTCCTGCCTTACGCGCCTTACTGGTGGGGTTTAACTATTGGTGGCTTAATTGGGACTGGAGCTCATGGAAGTTCTCTTTGGGGTATGGGAAGTTCGGTACATGATTACATTATGCAACTTCGAATCGTTACACCAGCTGATGTATCGTATAATTATGCTAAAGTTCGAATATTGGAAAATGGTAGCTCTGAGTTGAATGCAGCTAGAGTGTCACTAGGTGTTCTTGGAGTTGTTTCACAG gtGACATTGAAACTAGAACGAGTGTTCAAACGTTCAATTACTCTTTCCGAAAGGGATGACTCAAACTTAGGGGAAGATGCAACTACCTTTGGGAGACAACATGAATTTGCTGATTTTACATGGTATCCGAGCCAGCGCAAAGTTATTTATAGAATCGATGATCGAGTTTCTCCCAACACTCGTGGCAATGCCCTTAATGACTTCTTGGGATTTCGCTCTACACCTTCACTCGTTCTCGCCATTTTAAGAACTAcag AGGAGAATCAAGAATTAACAAATGATGCTGGTGGAAAATGCTCAAGTGCCAAACTAACTACTTCCACATTGAAGTTGGGTGCTTATGGATTGACAAACAATG GTTTTACCTTTACAGGCTACCCGGTGGTTGGCTTACACAATCGAGTCCAAGCATCAGGAACATGCCTAGACAGTCTAGAAGATGCAACAATCACAACATGCCCATGGGACCATAGAGTTAAAGGTCTATTTTTTCACCAAACAACATTTAGCATTAGCTTATCCAAAGTCAAAGGTTTCATTGAAGATGTTCAAAAACTAGTTGTTTTAGAGCCTAAAGCACTATGTGTCCTTGACTTATACAATGGAATCCTCATGAGATATGTTACAACTTCAAATGCTTACTTAGGTAAACAAGAAGATGGTTTGGATTTTGACATCACATATTATAGAAGCAAAGATGCAATGTCCCCTAGACTCTTTGAAGATATTCTTGAAGAGGTAGAACAACTAGCATTTTTCAAATATGGGGCATTGCCACATTGGGGTAAAAACAGGAATGTAGCATTTATTGGTGCAATCACCAAGTACAAAAATGTTGACAAATTTCTGAAAGTTAAACAAAGTTATGATCAATTAGGATTGTTTTCAAGTGAGTGGACAAATCAAGTTTTAGGGTTAAAAGAAGGGTTGACCATACTCAAAGAAGGGTGTGCACTAGAAGGACTATGCATTTGCTCTGAAGATATTCATTGTGCCCCAAAGAAAGGTTACTTTTGTCGACCAGGCAGAATTTACAAGGATGCTAGGGTGTGTACTCGTTTATCGTCATggtaa
- the LOC101255726 gene encoding uncharacterized protein: MQKSFAQNLVKLSSLPLILVLIFCCLVMMVSARGSHVTNPGVESDDDAMKQDETSLRKRLEPLHRDTEYRLVTASQELEMELAANKSNKTWLWSQQQQPFQLCLACKCCVSAAEAEAETEPSNCTSLPCCFVIDCQLPNKPYGVCAFVPKTCNCTSCATPLL; this comes from the exons ATGCAGAAATCGTTCGCTCAAAATCTCGTAAAACTATCATCACTACCACTAATTCTTGTTCTCATCTTCTGTTGTTTGGTTATGATGGTTTCAGCTAGAG GCTCTCATGTGACTAATCCTGGTGTTGAGTCTGATGACGATGCTATGAAGCAAGACGAAACATCATTGAGGAAACGATTAGAGCCATTGCATCGCGATACAGAATACAGACTAGTAACAGCATCTCAGGAGCTGGAAATGGAATTAGCAGCTAATAAGTCTAACAAGACGTGGTTATGGTCGCAACAACAACAGCCTTTTCAGCTGTGTCTGGCTTGCAAGTGTTGTGTGTCCGCGGCAGAGGCAGAGGCAGAGACAGAGCCCAGCAACTGTACAAGTTTGCCTTGTTGCTTTGTTATAGATTGTCAACTTCCTAATAAGCCTTACGGAGTTTGTGCTTTTGTACCTAAGACTTGTAATTGTACCTCTTGTGCTACTCCTCTGCTCTAA
- the LOC101255128 gene encoding protein root UVB sensitive 5: MAFPLQFNNPISTFSCSNLYNGNRTQPFKFLCTSSPQSDSSNSKEEAIQDSSWENDKGYVVLVEKYRNGTLKRYVIDNDSEMKMFLEEHVPTTSRSQDLDISGMELSWLPKVIKDFVLPSGFPDTVSDDYLDYMLLQFPTNVTGWICHTLVTSSLLKAVGVGSFSGTSAAASAAAIRWVSKDGIGALGRFFIGGRFGNLFDDDPKQWRMYADFIGSAGSIFDLCTPLYPSYFLPLASLGNLAKAVARGLKDPSFRVIQNHFAIAGNLGDVAAKEEVWEVAAELLGLSLGILALDTPGISKSYPTLALTWLSVRILHLWFRYQSLSVLQFNTINLKRARILVNSHVLHCTVPGINECNRMESILLWERFLRPRIIFEISLEEMINAGKYRSKQIKKLIHMYKEENYFLVVNEQKAADFQVFVSFKEGASSLSVFRSIWQTYWLYQNWGWSDNIFDRLEQSLVELRDRFPDLLQQLSDAGWDTNNLSLKVPKEMSINELS; this comes from the exons ATGGCGTTTCCTCTGCAATTCAACAACCCCATCTCAACTTTTTCATGTTCCAACCTTTATAATGGTAATAGAACTCAACCCTTTAAATTCTTGTGTACTTCTTCTCCACAATCTGATTCTTCCAATAGCAAAGAAGAAGCTATTCAAGACTCATCTTG GGAAAATGATAAAGGGTATGTGGTTCTGGTGGAGAAGTACAGGAATGGAACTTTGAAAAG GTATGTTATAGACAATGACTCTGAAATGAAAATGTTTCTTGAGGAGCATGTACCCACAACTAGTAGATCCCAAGATCTTGATATCTCTGGCATGGAGTTATCTTGGCTCCCTAAGGTTATCAAGGATTTTGTGTTACCATCTGGTTTCCCAG ATACAGTTTCAGATGATTATTTGGACTACATGTTGCTTCAGTTCCCAACCAATGTAACTGGATGGATCTGTCACACGCTGGTGACTTCAAGTCTCTTAAAG GCGGTTGGAGTGGGCTCTTTTTCCGGAACTTCCGCAGCTGCTTCAGCTGCTGCCATCAG ATGGGTTTCAAAGGATGGAATTGGTGCCCTTGGACGCTTTTTCATTG GTGGACGGTTTGGCAATCTTTTCGATGATGATCCCAAACAATGGCGCATGTATGCAGATTTCATTGGTAGTGCAGGAAG TATATTTGATCTCTGTACCCCTCTCTATCCATCTTATTTCCTACCTTTAGCTTCTCTTGGAAATCTTGCCAAG GCTGTAGCAAGGGGGCTAAAGGACCCTTCATTCCGGGTTATACAAAACCACTTTGCTATCGCTGGAAATTTGGGAGACGTAGCAGCAAAG GAGGAAGTCTGGGAAGTAGCAGCTGAGCTGCTAGGTCTTTCTCTCGGCATACTAGCTTTG GATACACCTGGTATCTCAAAGTCTTATCCTACATTGGCATTAACATGGTTAAGTGTGCGGATCCTACATCTTTGGTTTCGCTATCAGTCTCTTTCAGTTCTGCAATTCAACACG ATAAATCTCAAACGGGCTCGCATATTAGTGAACTCTCATGTTTTACACTGTACAGTCCCAG GAATCAATGAATGCAATAGGATGGAGAGCATCTTATTGTGGGAAAGATTCTTAAGGCCACGAATTATTTTTGAGATATCTTTGGAGGAGATGATCAATGCGGGCAAATACAGATCCAAG CAAATCAAGAAACTCATTCATATGTACAAGGAGGAAAACTATTTTCTTGTAGTAAATGAACAGAAGGCAGCGGATTTTCAGGTCTTTGTATCTTTCAAG GAAGGAGCCTCAAGCCTATCCGTTTTTCGAAGTATATGGCAAACCTATTGGCTATATCAAAACTGGGGCTGGTCAGATAATATCTTTGACCGACTTGAGCAGAGCTTGGTCGAATTGAGAGATAGATTTCCTGATCTATTACAACAACTAAGTGATGCTGGATGGGatacaaataatttaagtttaaaGGTCCCAAAAGAAATGTCGATCAACGAGCTGAGTTAA
- the LOC101252920 gene encoding tobamovirus multiplication protein 1-like, with amino-acid sequence MNLLLDIINWWKLMMSLLLESFPISVTNWWYDINKSIQWQHGIFFTLCALYSLVSIIALIQVIRIHIRIPLYGWSTQKVFHMMNFVANGVGAIVFGLHNNFFMLRSNVLMNYAILDLQGLVFFTTFTHLVWFWADVYYKIRCFPTSKLKFWYILINCVIYLILGCIWICIGMSTSYTVVLVKLLFIRKIFVAVIPFFAILGVLIYGGRLFITVRQYCDEWRGGKKKLIEHGYVSSLCFTCFSIRCFMAVLSCFHRDLDHPVLKMIFYMVVEILPSALFIYILQKLPRRRVSAQYHQII; translated from the coding sequence atgaatttaCTACTTGATATCATCAATTGGTGGAAATTAATGATGAGTTTACTACTTGAATCGTTCCCCATTAGTGTTACCAATTGGTGGTACGATATCAACAAGTCCATTCAATGGCAACATGGAATTTTCTTCACTCTTTGTGCTTTGTATTCTCTTGTTTCGATTATCGCACTAATTCAAGTAATAAGGATCCATATAAGGATACCTTTATATGGTTGGTCAACACAAAAAGTGTTCCATATGATGAATTTTGTTGCGAACGGTGTTGGTGCAATCGTTTTTGGATtacataacaatttttttatgttacgTTCAAACGTGCTTATGAATTACGCGATTTTAGACCTACAAGGGTTGGTTTTCTTTACAACATTCACACACCTTGTGTGGTTTTGGGCTGATGTATATTACAAAATTCGATGTTTTCCAACGAGTAAGCTCAaattttggtatattttgataaattgtgtGATCTACTTGATTCTGGGTTGTATATGGATTTGTATCGGGATGAGTACTAGTTACACTGTAGTACTAGTGAAATTGTTGTTCATTAGGAAGATATTTGTAGCAGTCATACCGTTTTTTGCAATTTTGGGCGTTTTAATCTATGGTGGGAGATTATTTATCACGGTACGTCAATATTGTGATGAATGGAGAGGTGGAAAAAAGAAGCTTATTGAGCATGGATATGTGAGTAGTCTATGTTTCACATGTTTCTCTATTAGATGTTTTATGGCTGTGTTATCGTGTTTTCATCGTGATTTGGATCATCCTGTgttgaaaatgatattttatatggtCGTAGAGATTCTTCCATCAGCTCTTTTCATATACATTCTGCAAAAATTGCCTCGAAGAAGAGTATCTGCACAATACCATCAAATCATTTAG